In the Setaria italica strain Yugu1 chromosome VI, Setaria_italica_v2.0, whole genome shotgun sequence genome, one interval contains:
- the LOC111257710 gene encoding uncharacterized protein LOC111257710 — protein MDGGSGLNLLYAETLDAMRIDRSRLRPSKAPFHGVVPGKQATPLGQIDLPVTFGTPSNYRKEVLTFEVVGFRGTYHAILGRPCYAKFMAIPNYTYLKLKLPGPNGVITVGTTFQKAYECDVECCEYAAATTVSGDMVAQLEETGED, from the coding sequence atggatgggggaagtggcctcaacctcctctacgctgagaccctcgacgccatgaggatcgaccgctcccgtctccgtcctagcaaggcccccttccatggcgttgtgccagggaagcaggcgacgcccctcgggcagatcgacctgcccgtcacgttcgggaccccttccaattacagaaaggaggtcctcaccttcgaggtggtgggctttcgcggaacctaccacgccatcttgggccgcccgtgctacgcgaagttcatggcaatccccaactacacctacctcaagctcaagctgccgggacccaacggagtcatcaccgtcggcacgaccttccagaaggcatacgagtgcgacgtcgagtgctgcgagtacgccgcggctaCCACCGTCTCGGGCGACATGGTGGCCCAGCTTGAGGAAACCGGTGAGGACTAG